Part of the Streptomyces sp. NBC_00457 genome, AGACCGGCGGCGGCCCGGTGTGCCGCGTGCGGGGTGGCGACGTACACGACATCGATGTCCTCGTCGGCCGCGAGGGAGGCCCAGTCGCCGTACGCCCGGGGGATCCCGAACCGTTCCGCGAACGCCTTCGCCGAGTCCGCGGAGCGCGAGGCCACCGCCACCACGTCCGCGTCCGGCAGATCCACCAGATCCGCCGTGAACGCGGCCGCGATCCCGCCCGTCGCGAGGATCCCCCACCGCACGTTCTCCGCCGTCATCCCGTCCCGCCCTCGTTCGTGTGACCCCAGCCACTGTGTTCGAACTGAGAGCATAGGGGCCGTATCGCAAGGAGAGGGAGGGGCGCATGCCCGAACGTGGGGCATCCAGGGCAGCCACATCGAAAACATCGAACGAGACGCAGAACGAGACGCAGGCGGCCGTACCGGCACCGAAGCCGGAACCGGCCGTCCGTGCTGTGCGCCGCACCGGCATGCTCGTCACCCTCATCCTCGGCGGAATGACCGCCGTGCCGCCGCTGACCATGGACATGTACCTCCCGGCGCTGCCGCAGGTCACCGAGTCCCTGCACGCGTCCGCCGCGACCGTCCAGCTCACGCTCACCGGCTGTCTGGCCGGCATGGCGCTCGGGCAGCTGGTCGTCGGACCGATGAGCGACAAATGGGGGCGGCGGCGCCCGCTGCTCATCGGTCTCGCGGTCTACGTCGTCGCCACCGCACTGTGCGCGTTCGCCCCCACCGTCGAGACGCTGGTCGCCTTCCGGCTGGTGCAGGGGCTCGCGGGCGCGGCCGGGATCGTGATCGCGCGGGCGGTCGTACGGGATCTGTACGACGGCATGGACATGGCCCGCTTCCTCTCCACCCTCATGCTGATCTCCGGGGTCGCGCCGATCGTGGCGCCGCTGATCGGCGGGCAGATCCTGCAAGTGACCGACTGGCGGGGCGTGTTCGTCGTGCTCACGGTCGTGGGCGTGGCGCTGGCCGCCGTCGTCTGGGCGAAGCTGCCGGAGACGCTGCCGCCCGGCGAACGGCACGACGGCGGGGTGGGCGAGGCCCTGCGCTCGATGCGGCGGCTGCTCGCCGACCGCGCCTTCTCCGGCTACATGATCGCGGGCGGCTTCGCCTTCGCCTCCCTCTTCGCCTACATAGCCGCCTCGCCGTTCGTGATCCAGGAGATCTACGGGGCCTCGCCGCAGACGTTCAGCGTGCTGTTCGGGATCAACTCGGTCGGGCTGATCGCCGTCGGCCAGCTCAACGGGAAGGTGCTGGTCGGGCGGGTCGACCTCGACAAGGTGCTGGCCGTCGGGCTGGTGATCGTCATCGCCGCCGCGACCGCGCTGCTGGTGATGTCGCTCGACGTGTTCGGCGAGGTGGGGCTGGTGCCGGTGGCCGCCGCGCTGTTCGTGCTGATGTCCGCGATGGGCATCACCCTGCCGAACACCCAGGCCCTCGCCCTCATGCGGACCCGGCACGCCGCAGGCTCCGCCTCCGCGCTGCTCGGCACGACCTCCTTCCTCGTCGGCGCGATCGCCTCCCCGCTGGTCGGTGTCGCCGGGGAGGACACCGCCGTCCCGATGGCCGTCGTCCAACTGGCGGCCGCACTGGTGGCACTGGCCTGCTTCGTGGGAATGTGCCGTCCTTGGAACACGCGTACGGATTCGGAGGGAGCAGGGAGCTGAGCGCGCCGAGACTGCGCAACGGCACAGCGGAACGGGCCGGACTCGACCCCGGGGAACTGAGCCGCCTCGTCCGTGAGGTGAGCGGCCTCACCACCGGTGAACGCCCCTGGGCGGCGGGCGCCGTCGTGGTCGCCGGGCGCGGGCCGGTCATCGCCGTCGAGGAGGCGGTGGGGTGGGCCGTACGGTACGAGGGCTACGACGCCGAGGCCGACGCGGGCGTGGAGCTGCCGTCGTCCGAACGGGTCCCCATGACGACCGGCACCCCCTTCGACCTCGCCTCCCTGACCAAGCTGTTCACGGCCGTCGCCGCCGTGCAGCAGATCGAGCGGGGGACGCTCGGCATCGACGCGCGCGTGGGTGCGTATCTGCCCGACTTCACGGCCGCCGCCGCGCACGGCATCACCGTGCGGCAGCTGCTCACCCACACCTCCGGGCTGCGGCCCGAACTCCCGCTGTACGACTGCGCCGACGCGCCCGAACGGCTGGCGCTGCTGCGGGCGGAGGCGCCGGTCGGAGTGCCCGGCACGTACTGCTACTCCGATCTGAATCCCTTGCTGCTCCAGCAGGTGCTGGAACGCATCACGGGCCGTGCGCTCGATGTCCTGATCCGCGACGGCATCACGCGTCCGCTGGGGATGACGGCGACGGGCTATGGCCCCCGCCCCGATGCGGCGGCCACGGAGGATCAGCGTCGGCCGTGGGCAAAGGTGGACCGGGGGATGCTGCGGGGGGTCGTCCACGACGAGAACGCCTGGGCGCTGGGCGGGGTGGCCGGTCATGCGGGTCTGTTCTCGACGGGGCGGGATCTGGCCGTGTTCTGCCGGGCGCTGCT contains:
- a CDS encoding multidrug effflux MFS transporter, translating into MPERGASRAATSKTSNETQNETQAAVPAPKPEPAVRAVRRTGMLVTLILGGMTAVPPLTMDMYLPALPQVTESLHASAATVQLTLTGCLAGMALGQLVVGPMSDKWGRRRPLLIGLAVYVVATALCAFAPTVETLVAFRLVQGLAGAAGIVIARAVVRDLYDGMDMARFLSTLMLISGVAPIVAPLIGGQILQVTDWRGVFVVLTVVGVALAAVVWAKLPETLPPGERHDGGVGEALRSMRRLLADRAFSGYMIAGGFAFASLFAYIAASPFVIQEIYGASPQTFSVLFGINSVGLIAVGQLNGKVLVGRVDLDKVLAVGLVIVIAAATALLVMSLDVFGEVGLVPVAAALFVLMSAMGITLPNTQALALMRTRHAAGSASALLGTTSFLVGAIASPLVGVAGEDTAVPMAVVQLAAALVALACFVGMCRPWNTRTDSEGAGS
- a CDS encoding serine hydrolase domain-containing protein; the protein is MPSLEHAYGFGGSRELSAPRLRNGTAERAGLDPGELSRLVREVSGLTTGERPWAAGAVVVAGRGPVIAVEEAVGWAVRYEGYDAEADAGVELPSSERVPMTTGTPFDLASLTKLFTAVAAVQQIERGTLGIDARVGAYLPDFTAAAAHGITVRQLLTHTSGLRPELPLYDCADAPERLALLRAEAPVGVPGTYCYSDLNPLLLQQVLERITGRALDVLIRDGITRPLGMTATGYGPRPDAAATEDQRRPWAKVDRGMLRGVVHDENAWALGGVAGHAGLFSTGRDLAVFCRALLAGGSYGPARILGPDFVELLLTPPGLGFAVDQPWFMGELAGEGAAGHTGFTGTSLVLDPATDTFLVLLANAVHPRRRAADSRPRARAGTRVARAVRGL